One Myxococcales bacterium genomic region harbors:
- a CDS encoding FadR family transcriptional regulator, whose translation MWTRVARRLLPEEVFEQIRGRIVRGEVAPGEALPAERALAEHLGVNRNAVREGLKRLQQAGLVAIQHGGQTRVLDFTRTAGLELLASLMIDGEGNVDTRVVRGVLELRTELSPVVGRLSAKRASRADVRAMREVVAKMRAADGDTQILSELALDFWAAVVKGTGNVALELAMNSLVATYGQVKEHLRHVLAEELRATADYEALVSAIAAHDADTAARVARAIASRGETALGRITDVVDAAQRLVRNEDEPRSPEPRPRRKGTP comes from the coding sequence ATGTGGACTCGGGTGGCGCGACGGCTCTTGCCGGAAGAGGTCTTCGAGCAGATCCGCGGGCGCATCGTGCGCGGCGAGGTCGCCCCGGGGGAGGCGCTCCCGGCCGAGCGAGCGCTGGCCGAGCACCTCGGGGTGAACCGCAACGCCGTGCGCGAAGGCCTGAAGCGCCTCCAGCAGGCGGGGCTCGTGGCCATCCAGCACGGGGGCCAGACCCGCGTCCTCGACTTCACGCGCACCGCGGGGCTCGAGCTGCTCGCGTCGCTCATGATCGACGGTGAGGGAAACGTCGACACACGGGTCGTGCGAGGGGTGCTCGAGCTGCGCACCGAGCTGTCTCCCGTGGTGGGCCGGCTCTCGGCGAAGCGTGCCTCGCGTGCCGACGTGCGCGCCATGCGCGAGGTGGTCGCGAAGATGCGCGCCGCCGACGGCGACACGCAGATCCTCTCGGAGCTCGCGCTCGACTTCTGGGCGGCCGTCGTCAAGGGGACGGGGAACGTGGCGCTCGAGCTCGCCATGAACTCGCTCGTGGCCACCTACGGGCAGGTCAAAGAGCACCTGCGGCACGTCCTCGCCGAAGAGCTCCGCGCCACTGCCGACTACGAAGCCCTCGTGTCCGCCATCGCCGCGCACGACGCCGACACGGCCGCCCGCGTGGCCCGCGCGATCGCGTCGCGAGGTGAGACAGCGCTCGGTCGCATCACGGACGTCGTCGACGCCGCGCAGCGCCTCGTGCGCAACGAGGACGAGCCGCGCTCGCCCGAGCCACGCCCACGCCGAAAAGGAACGCCATGA
- a CDS encoding RNA-binding transcriptional accessory protein → MTDAQLSPADDPCPRIAEDLGISLVSVRATAELLAGGATVPFVARYRKEQTGGLDEVQIRDIDEKRVYYTELLERRKAVLAEIASQGKLTPELEKKIRGVWVKSELEDIYLPYKPKRRTRATMAREKGLQPLADLILAQAAGDPKGLAEAYVSTEKGVADVKAALQGARDIVAEAIAERAEVRQTVREIYRKEAVVACAPVPEKTKVPTKFEMYYTFREKLEGLPSHRYLAIRRGEAEGVLRVDLEVDKARTAERLYGQVGVKPSSPFGAELKAAVDDSVARLLCPSIESDARIDHKMLADRDAVDVFAENLKKLLLSAPLGRRVVLGIDPGQRTGCKCVVVDDTGKLLEHTLVNLVAGDKALEHAKKTIAGLVAKYGPYAVAVGNGTHGRETEDFVRKVLAEELGGAKKDVMVVPVSEAGASVYSASDVAREEFPDLDLTVRGAVSIARRLQDPLAELVKIDPKAIGVGQYQHDVFQPLLKRKLAEVIESCVNAVGVELNTASAPLLEHVAGLGPTTAKKIVKYREEKGAFGSRAELLKVAGIGPKAFEQCAGFVRVRGGAHPLDASAVHPERYALVEKIANDQGVKLTDLVGNAELVAKVPWEKYASNDVGLPTLEDIKKELAKPGRDPRDAFSPPKFRDDVRTLEDLKVGMELEGVVTNVTAFGAFVDVGVHQDGLVHVSQLADRFVKDPHEVAKVGDKLKVKVLEVDLARKRIALTAKSGVAPKAQGGQGQRPPQGRPEPNRAPQKGAQKAPDAGKFGHNPFAAAFGKK, encoded by the coding sequence ATGACCGACGCGCAGCTCTCTCCGGCCGACGATCCCTGCCCGCGTATCGCCGAGGACCTCGGCATCTCTTTGGTGTCGGTGCGCGCCACCGCCGAGCTCTTGGCCGGTGGGGCGACGGTGCCGTTCGTGGCGAGGTACCGCAAGGAGCAGACGGGCGGCCTCGACGAGGTGCAGATCCGCGACATCGACGAGAAGCGTGTGTACTACACGGAGCTCCTCGAGCGGCGTAAGGCCGTGCTCGCGGAGATCGCGTCGCAGGGCAAGCTGACGCCGGAGCTCGAGAAGAAGATCCGCGGCGTGTGGGTGAAGTCCGAGCTCGAGGACATTTACCTGCCCTACAAACCGAAGCGCCGCACCCGCGCGACGATGGCGCGAGAGAAGGGGCTCCAGCCGCTCGCGGACCTGATCCTGGCGCAGGCCGCGGGCGATCCGAAGGGGCTCGCGGAGGCGTACGTGAGCACCGAGAAGGGCGTCGCCGACGTGAAGGCCGCGCTCCAAGGCGCGCGGGACATCGTGGCCGAGGCGATCGCCGAGCGCGCCGAGGTGAGGCAGACGGTGCGCGAGATCTACCGCAAAGAGGCCGTGGTCGCGTGCGCGCCCGTCCCCGAGAAGACGAAGGTGCCCACGAAATTCGAGATGTATTACACCTTCCGCGAGAAGCTCGAGGGGCTGCCTTCACACAGGTACCTCGCGATTCGGCGGGGCGAGGCCGAGGGGGTCTTGCGCGTCGATCTGGAGGTCGACAAGGCGCGCACGGCGGAGCGGCTCTACGGTCAGGTCGGGGTGAAGCCGAGCTCGCCGTTCGGCGCCGAGCTCAAGGCCGCGGTCGACGACTCGGTCGCGCGCCTCTTGTGCCCGAGCATCGAGAGCGACGCGCGGATCGACCACAAAATGCTGGCCGATCGCGACGCGGTCGACGTGTTCGCCGAGAACCTGAAGAAGCTCCTGCTCTCGGCGCCGCTCGGCCGGCGTGTGGTGCTCGGCATCGACCCGGGGCAGCGCACGGGCTGCAAGTGCGTCGTGGTGGACGACACGGGCAAGCTGCTCGAGCACACGCTCGTGAACCTCGTCGCGGGAGACAAAGCGCTCGAGCACGCGAAGAAGACGATCGCGGGGCTCGTGGCCAAGTACGGGCCGTACGCCGTCGCCGTGGGCAACGGCACGCACGGCCGCGAGACGGAGGACTTCGTTCGGAAGGTGCTCGCCGAGGAGCTCGGGGGCGCGAAGAAGGACGTCATGGTCGTGCCCGTGAGCGAGGCGGGTGCATCTGTGTATTCTGCAAGCGACGTGGCGCGCGAGGAGTTCCCGGACTTGGACCTCACGGTGCGCGGCGCGGTGTCGATCGCGCGGCGGCTGCAAGATCCCTTGGCCGAGCTCGTGAAGATCGATCCGAAGGCGATCGGGGTGGGGCAGTACCAGCACGACGTGTTCCAGCCGCTCTTGAAGCGAAAGCTCGCCGAGGTGATCGAGTCGTGCGTGAACGCGGTGGGCGTGGAGCTCAACACGGCGAGCGCGCCGCTGCTCGAGCACGTGGCCGGCCTCGGTCCGACGACGGCCAAAAAGATCGTGAAATACCGCGAAGAGAAGGGCGCGTTCGGCTCGCGCGCGGAGCTCTTGAAGGTCGCGGGGATCGGGCCGAAGGCGTTCGAGCAGTGCGCGGGGTTCGTGCGGGTGCGAGGCGGGGCTCACCCGCTCGACGCGAGCGCCGTGCACCCGGAGCGGTATGCCTTGGTCGAGAAGATCGCGAACGATCAAGGTGTAAAGCTCACGGATCTCGTGGGCAACGCCGAGCTCGTGGCCAAGGTCCCTTGGGAAAAATACGCCTCGAACGACGTGGGCCTCCCGACGCTGGAGGACATCAAGAAGGAGCTCGCGAAGCCCGGCCGCGACCCGCGCGACGCGTTCTCCCCGCCGAAATTCCGGGACGATGTGCGCACCCTCGAGGATCTCAAGGTGGGCATGGAGCTCGAGGGCGTGGTCACGAACGTGACGGCGTTCGGCGCCTTCGTGGACGTGGGCGTGCACCAGGACGGGCTCGTGCACGTGTCGCAGCTCGCCGACCGCTTCGTGAAGGATCCTCACGAGGTGGCGAAGGTGGGCGACAAGCTCAAGGTGAAGGTGCTCGAGGTCGATCTTGCGAGAAAGCGCATCGCCCTCACGGCCAAGTCGGGCGTGGCACCGAAGGCTCAGGGGGGGCAGGGGCAGAGGCCTCCCCAGGGGCGCCCGGAGCCGAACCGAGCCCCTCAGAAGGGCGCACAAAAGGCGCCGGATGCGGGGAAATTCGGCCACAACCCGTTCGCCGCGGCCTTCGGGAAGAAGTAG
- a CDS encoding TetR family transcriptional regulator, which produces MGRPSLREQRRAEIVEAFARVLASHGFAGTTIAAVAAEANVAPGLVHHYFTGKEELLVCLLHELTARFRQRTHALEPTKGPLGAYADAAVRLDATADTIAARCWVGVLAEAVRNPTLFAQVRRLVDTEIEAIRRRSSERLSHESAGAVLAFVIGALVLGAFAPRKTAGFAGPALEKLIAALEEPRA; this is translated from the coding sequence ATGGGACGACCAAGCTTGCGCGAGCAGCGGCGCGCCGAAATCGTGGAAGCTTTCGCGCGCGTGCTCGCCTCCCACGGGTTCGCAGGGACGACCATCGCGGCCGTGGCCGCCGAGGCGAACGTGGCGCCAGGGCTCGTGCATCACTACTTCACGGGCAAGGAGGAGCTGCTCGTGTGCCTGCTCCATGAGCTCACGGCGCGGTTTCGGCAGCGCACTCACGCGCTCGAGCCTACGAAGGGGCCTCTCGGCGCGTACGCCGACGCCGCCGTGCGCCTCGATGCGACCGCCGATACGATCGCCGCCCGCTGCTGGGTCGGTGTCCTGGCGGAGGCCGTGCGCAACCCCACTCTTTTCGCTCAGGTTCGGCGCCTCGTCGACACCGAGATCGAGGCGATTCGTCGTCGCTCCTCGGAGCGGCTCTCTCACGAATCGGCAGGCGCGGTCCTCGCGTTCGTCATCGGCGCGCTCGTGCTCGGCGCGTTCGCCCCACGGAAGACCGCGGGGTTCGCGGGCCCCGCGCTCGAGAAGCTCATCGCCGCACTGGAAGAGCCCCGCGCGTGA
- the htpG gene encoding molecular chaperone HtpG gives MTTHAFQADVTRLLELVVHSLYSNKEIFLRELVSNAADALDKLRFRAVTEPGLMGDVPLSITLRPDAEKKTLAIEDTGIGMSEEELVKLLGTVAHSGTRELFEKLKAAGEAKDLSLIGQFGVGFYSSFLVASRVDVISRAAGQDKAYKWSSDAKSEFTVVPVEEGRATHGTTIVLHLKPEHEEFLEPWRLRTLVERYSDYVPHPVSVVTKDKDGNEEAKVANRATALWQRPKSEITDEQYDELYAHIAHDFEKPLARSHFKIEGTLEFAGLLYLPRRAPNDLFDPNKAKGLRLFVKRVLIMDDCQDLLPPHLRFVRGLVDSDDLPLNVSREILQDSSTLRAIKKQVTKRALDMIEDLSKSDAEAFLEFSRTFGAVLKEGAAMGETDEKLVSLLRFESTKTGGEDEAKMISLDEYVARMPEGQSDIYFLHGTSRASLLGSPYLEALTKKGYEVLLLTDAVDEFCVAGIQKWKDKPLTSAQKADIHLGESDDEKKAREERSDKLKALVERATKVLEGRVKEVKLSDRLTDSPSCLALGPGGTPLAIEAMLRAAGRPVPPSPRIFELNGTHPLVEKLGQRAQSNADDEVIAEYIEVLYDQAKLAEGGVPDDPGLYGRRVAKLLSLGV, from the coding sequence ATGACGACCCACGCGTTTCAAGCCGACGTGACCCGGCTCCTCGAGCTGGTGGTCCACTCCCTCTACTCGAACAAAGAGATCTTCCTCCGCGAGCTCGTCTCGAACGCGGCCGACGCCCTCGACAAGCTCCGCTTCCGCGCCGTGACCGAGCCCGGCCTCATGGGCGACGTGCCGCTCTCCATCACCCTCCGCCCCGACGCCGAGAAGAAGACGCTGGCGATCGAGGACACCGGCATCGGCATGAGCGAAGAGGAGCTCGTGAAGCTGCTCGGCACGGTGGCCCACTCGGGCACGCGCGAGCTCTTCGAGAAGCTCAAGGCCGCCGGCGAGGCGAAGGACCTCTCCCTCATCGGGCAGTTCGGAGTGGGCTTCTACAGCTCGTTCCTCGTGGCGTCGCGCGTCGACGTGATCTCGCGAGCGGCCGGCCAAGACAAGGCCTACAAGTGGTCGAGCGACGCGAAGAGCGAGTTCACCGTGGTGCCCGTCGAAGAGGGCCGCGCGACGCACGGCACGACGATCGTGCTCCACCTGAAGCCCGAGCACGAAGAGTTCCTCGAGCCGTGGCGCCTGCGCACCCTCGTCGAGCGCTACTCGGACTACGTGCCGCACCCGGTCTCGGTCGTCACGAAGGACAAGGACGGGAACGAAGAGGCGAAGGTCGCGAACCGCGCGACGGCCCTCTGGCAGCGCCCGAAGAGCGAGATCACCGACGAGCAGTACGACGAGCTCTACGCGCACATCGCCCACGACTTCGAGAAGCCCCTCGCGCGCTCGCACTTCAAGATCGAGGGCACCCTCGAGTTCGCGGGGCTCCTCTATTTGCCGCGGCGCGCGCCGAACGACCTCTTCGATCCGAACAAGGCGAAGGGGCTCAGGCTCTTCGTGAAGCGCGTCCTCATCATGGACGATTGCCAGGACCTCTTGCCGCCGCACCTAAGGTTCGTGCGCGGCCTCGTCGACTCGGACGATCTGCCGCTCAACGTGTCGCGCGAGATCCTCCAGGACTCGAGCACGCTGCGCGCCATCAAGAAGCAGGTGACGAAGCGCGCGCTCGACATGATCGAGGACCTCTCGAAGAGCGACGCCGAGGCCTTCCTCGAGTTTTCGCGCACGTTCGGCGCGGTGCTCAAGGAGGGCGCGGCCATGGGCGAGACCGACGAGAAGCTCGTCTCGCTCCTCCGCTTCGAGAGCACGAAGACGGGCGGCGAGGACGAGGCGAAGATGATCTCGCTCGACGAGTACGTGGCGCGCATGCCCGAGGGCCAGAGCGACATCTACTTCCTCCACGGCACGAGCCGCGCGTCGCTCCTCGGCTCGCCGTACCTCGAGGCCCTCACGAAGAAGGGCTACGAGGTGCTCCTCCTCACGGACGCGGTCGACGAGTTCTGCGTCGCGGGCATCCAGAAATGGAAGGACAAGCCGCTCACGTCGGCGCAGAAGGCCGACATCCACCTCGGCGAGAGCGACGACGAGAAGAAGGCGCGCGAGGAGCGCTCGGACAAGCTCAAGGCCCTCGTCGAGCGCGCGACGAAGGTGCTCGAGGGCCGCGTGAAGGAGGTCAAGCTCTCCGACCGCCTCACCGACTCTCCCTCGTGCCTCGCGCTCGGCCCGGGAGGCACTCCGCTCGCGATCGAAGCCATGCTGCGCGCCGCGGGCCGCCCCGTGCCCCCGAGCCCGCGCATCTTCGAGCTGAACGGCACGCACCCGCTCGTCGAGAAGCTCGGGCAGCGCGCGCAATCGAACGCGGACGACGAGGTCATTGCAGAGTACATCGAGGTGCTCTACGACCAGGCGAAGCTCGCCGAGGGCGGCGTCCCGGACGACCCGGGCCTCTACGGCAGGCGCGTCGCGAAGCTGTTGTCGCTGGGGGTGTGA
- a CDS encoding serine/threonine protein kinase encodes MGDEAKALPRTPSRTVGRYSLHTPIARGGMATIYVGTLMGPVGFSRTVAIKRLHEGFAQDPDFVAMLLDEARLAGRILHPNVVSIVDVVAEQGEVFLVMDYVAGEAVGTIARSIAEKNSLIPLRILSAILTGALSGLHAAHEAKSDRGEPLLIVHRDMSPQNILLGADGVPRVIDFGVAKAAARIQVTQDGQVKGKLRYMSPEQVMGGEVTRATDIYAVGVMLWELATGLKLREGESTAQIALSIISDEIPDPMEALRSRGIAFDEQHAKYLPEIGRVVRRATCMAPENRYESAKEMARDLAESVPVATTAEIADWLESVAGPSLAERAALVAEVEREVADASGEARPSQVMRALAASRPDPIEIALGTPSGIARFTPTVPPPQVSTVPAPEVPKDTSGGPNASHKTAILVAIFLCLGAFFLWLSRGEPHGPTVDAAVPLPPLTGVISPIASSSATLSADASTSATGTSAPSAAPPPTSKGPPPPPTPCQPFTYDEQGVKRYNPKCLQ; translated from the coding sequence ATGGGCGACGAGGCCAAAGCCCTTCCGCGCACCCCGAGCCGAACGGTCGGCCGGTACTCGCTCCATACGCCCATCGCGCGCGGCGGCATGGCGACGATCTACGTGGGCACGCTCATGGGGCCCGTCGGTTTCAGCCGCACGGTCGCGATCAAGCGCCTCCACGAGGGGTTCGCGCAAGACCCGGACTTCGTCGCCATGCTGCTCGACGAGGCGCGCCTCGCAGGGCGCATCTTGCACCCGAACGTCGTCTCGATCGTGGACGTGGTCGCCGAGCAGGGCGAGGTGTTCCTCGTCATGGACTACGTCGCGGGGGAAGCGGTCGGCACGATCGCCCGCTCGATCGCCGAGAAAAACAGCCTTATTCCGCTCCGCATCCTCTCCGCGATCCTGACGGGCGCGCTGTCCGGCCTCCACGCCGCGCACGAGGCGAAGAGCGATCGCGGAGAGCCGCTCCTCATCGTTCACCGCGACATGTCCCCGCAGAACATCTTGCTCGGGGCCGACGGTGTCCCTCGCGTGATCGACTTCGGCGTCGCCAAGGCCGCGGCGCGCATCCAGGTCACTCAAGACGGCCAGGTGAAGGGCAAGCTCCGCTACATGTCGCCCGAGCAGGTCATGGGCGGCGAGGTGACGCGCGCGACGGACATCTACGCCGTGGGTGTGATGCTGTGGGAGCTCGCGACCGGGCTCAAGCTCCGCGAAGGCGAGAGCACCGCGCAGATCGCGCTCTCCATCATCTCCGACGAGATCCCCGACCCGATGGAGGCCCTCCGCTCTCGAGGGATCGCCTTCGACGAACAACACGCGAAGTACCTGCCCGAGATCGGTCGAGTGGTGCGCCGCGCCACCTGCATGGCCCCCGAGAACCGCTACGAGAGCGCCAAGGAGATGGCGCGGGATCTGGCCGAATCGGTGCCCGTGGCGACGACGGCCGAGATCGCTGACTGGCTCGAGTCCGTCGCGGGTCCGTCGCTCGCCGAACGGGCGGCCCTGGTCGCCGAGGTCGAGAGGGAGGTGGCCGACGCCTCGGGAGAAGCGCGACCGTCGCAGGTCATGCGCGCGCTCGCCGCGTCGCGCCCCGATCCCATCGAGATCGCCTTAGGCACCCCGAGCGGCATCGCGCGTTTCACCCCGACCGTCCCCCCACCGCAGGTGTCGACCGTCCCCGCTCCGGAGGTACCGAAAGACACATCGGGTGGTCCGAACGCGAGCCACAAAACGGCCATCCTGGTCGCGATCTTCTTGTGCCTCGGGGCCTTCTTCCTGTGGCTCTCTCGCGGTGAGCCCCACGGGCCCACGGTCGACGCCGCGGTGCCCCTCCCGCCTCTCACGGGGGTCATCTCCCCGATCGCGTCGAGCTCGGCCACGCTCTCGGCCGACGCGAGCACCTCGGCGACCGGCACGAGCGCCCCGAGCGCCGCGCCGCCCCCCACATCGAAGGGCCCTCCCCCGCCGCCAACCCCTTGCCAACCGTTCACGTACGACGAGCAAGGCGTGAAACGCTACAACCCGAAGTGCCTTCAATAA
- a CDS encoding protein kinase — MTEDRDDLNLLTFDLDPDSDGDAKATAIVDLTDEPSTAERPAPRISPPAYNVSTSTPTAFTPHDGREVGASAGPSSPRSPSLPPAVTPPRSAMIGSAAPPSQPPVSPMRAPMGTLPVVTAPPVPAVPSRPPPAKAPPVGVSVLTGSAMPEVPPAPATTPHDVNGAAQHPAPAAPPPQAHPATLMGFAPPAPSFGQAAPATGFTPPPQQVAPMPQGFTPAPPQAFPPVQAQGPSLPQGQRSQSPFHVVRSRAYSFVLDARGMPIELGSGRFAKAYLGEERWLESKTDFRREVVIKILQKGVSDEDHMRFQMEKELLERVQGHPNVVELLASGEGDDSFVPPSIRDKVDPEFMILERLEMSLEERLKGSRSRGQKDDLLGANMAERVFRVLDYVIPIASAIEYAHLVRNICHRDLKPANVLIALPDPNLRGSALQVRLADFNVAKLNDEEVSFGMTQMRTAVPGTLFFQSPEQETNIIELLVNVQQGSPEVEFFEDFYIQIAKNDSFSLFNRGDQYPILYADRSRKRLVLGRPYKDVTESNVRARIQKAVGRPADIYSLGAMLYYLISGAYANPKTLYDAFHKFVEYEKAEETNTIEAYLQHEYGVIQSLRTPRQDGGEVAPADRFFSYKHYLDGNGDLIDGNVMLIIAKCMIRNKPDSYCQPHDLETRGISDLVADLIGLYSTYGMHAAARPTNLVARGNVKRNLLKMRLDRVGERFHRLWLAVRRLFSRSK; from the coding sequence GTGACAGAAGACCGAGACGACCTGAACCTCCTCACGTTCGACCTCGACCCCGACTCCGACGGGGACGCGAAGGCTACGGCCATCGTCGACCTGACCGACGAGCCGTCCACGGCCGAGCGCCCCGCTCCTCGTATCTCGCCGCCCGCGTACAACGTGTCGACCTCGACCCCCACGGCCTTCACGCCTCACGACGGGCGTGAGGTCGGGGCTTCGGCGGGCCCCTCGTCGCCGCGCAGCCCGTCGCTTCCCCCGGCGGTCACTCCGCCGAGGAGCGCCATGATCGGCTCGGCCGCGCCGCCCTCGCAGCCTCCCGTCTCTCCCATGCGAGCCCCGATGGGGACGCTCCCCGTCGTGACGGCTCCCCCCGTGCCTGCGGTGCCGTCGCGCCCTCCACCCGCCAAAGCGCCGCCCGTGGGCGTCTCCGTGCTCACCGGGTCGGCCATGCCCGAGGTGCCACCCGCTCCCGCGACGACACCTCACGACGTCAACGGTGCGGCGCAGCACCCCGCCCCCGCCGCGCCGCCGCCCCAAGCGCACCCCGCGACTCTCATGGGGTTCGCACCGCCGGCGCCGTCGTTCGGCCAGGCCGCTCCGGCTACCGGGTTCACCCCGCCCCCGCAGCAGGTCGCGCCGATGCCGCAGGGCTTCACCCCGGCTCCACCGCAAGCGTTCCCTCCCGTCCAGGCGCAAGGTCCGTCTCTTCCTCAAGGCCAGCGCTCGCAGAGCCCCTTCCACGTGGTCCGCTCGCGCGCGTATTCGTTCGTGCTCGACGCGCGAGGCATGCCGATCGAGCTCGGCTCGGGCCGCTTCGCCAAGGCCTACCTCGGCGAAGAGCGCTGGCTCGAGTCGAAGACCGACTTTCGCCGCGAGGTCGTCATCAAAATCCTCCAGAAGGGCGTAAGTGACGAAGATCACATGCGTTTCCAGATGGAGAAGGAGCTCCTCGAGAGGGTGCAGGGGCACCCGAACGTGGTGGAGCTGCTCGCCTCGGGCGAGGGCGACGACTCGTTCGTACCGCCCTCGATCCGCGACAAGGTCGACCCCGAGTTCATGATCCTGGAGCGCCTCGAGATGTCCCTCGAGGAGCGGCTCAAGGGGTCGCGCTCGCGTGGCCAGAAGGACGACCTGCTCGGCGCCAACATGGCCGAGCGTGTGTTCCGCGTGCTCGACTACGTGATCCCGATCGCGTCGGCCATCGAGTACGCGCACCTCGTGAGGAACATCTGCCACCGGGATCTCAAGCCGGCGAACGTGCTCATCGCGCTGCCCGATCCGAACCTGCGAGGCTCGGCGCTCCAGGTGCGCCTCGCCGACTTCAACGTCGCCAAGTTGAACGACGAAGAGGTGAGCTTCGGCATGACGCAGATGCGCACCGCCGTCCCGGGGACCCTATTTTTCCAGAGCCCCGAGCAAGAGACGAACATCATCGAGCTGCTCGTGAACGTGCAGCAAGGGTCCCCCGAGGTCGAGTTCTTCGAGGACTTCTACATCCAGATCGCCAAGAACGACTCGTTCTCGCTCTTCAACCGGGGCGACCAGTATCCCATCCTGTACGCGGACCGGTCGCGCAAGCGCCTCGTGCTCGGTCGGCCCTACAAGGACGTGACCGAGTCGAACGTCCGCGCGCGCATCCAGAAGGCGGTAGGGCGGCCGGCCGACATCTACTCGCTCGGCGCCATGCTCTACTATTTGATCTCGGGCGCGTACGCGAACCCGAAGACCCTCTACGACGCGTTCCACAAGTTCGTCGAGTACGAGAAGGCCGAAGAGACCAACACGATCGAGGCCTACCTCCAGCACGAGTACGGCGTCATCCAGTCTCTCCGCACCCCCCGCCAAGACGGCGGCGAGGTGGCCCCGGCGGACCGCTTTTTCTCCTACAAACACTACCTCGACGGCAACGGCGACCTCATCGACGGCAACGTGATGCTGATCATTGCAAAGTGCATGATTCGCAACAAACCCGACAGCTACTGCCAGCCGCACGACCTCGAGACGCGTGGCATCAGCGATCTCGTGGCCGATCTCATCGGGCTCTACTCCACGTACGGCATGCACGCCGCCGCGCGCCCGACGAACCTCGTCGCCCGGGGCAACGTGAAGCGTAACCTGCTCAAGATGCGCCTCGACCGAGTCGGCGAGCGGTTCCACAGGCTGTGGCTCGCTGTCCGTCGCCTGTTCTCTCGCTCGAAGTAG
- a CDS encoding sterol desaturase family protein — MTLSHMRSLREVARAFFSFGSPRLLGAQLLVAVALRPFVGQPSVWDLVVIAGVAVYWPIQEWWLHKVLLHAKPVRLFGRSIALGAARTHGYHHAHPTCAASTLLPTSTVAVLVPIHLALWLVLAPTRGAACTGIVALGAAALLYEWIHFLTHSAYRPTTAWFAEVKRRHMLHHHKSPDRFFAFVVPSVDDWMGTGK; from the coding sequence ATGACCCTCTCGCACATGCGGTCGCTCCGCGAGGTCGCCCGCGCCTTCTTCTCGTTCGGGAGCCCTAGGCTGCTCGGGGCGCAGCTCCTCGTCGCGGTCGCGTTGCGCCCGTTCGTGGGTCAGCCTTCCGTTTGGGACCTCGTCGTGATCGCGGGCGTCGCCGTGTATTGGCCCATCCAGGAGTGGTGGCTCCACAAGGTGCTGCTCCACGCGAAGCCGGTCCGGCTCTTCGGTCGATCGATCGCGCTCGGCGCCGCGCGCACGCACGGCTACCACCACGCGCACCCGACGTGCGCGGCCTCCACGCTCCTGCCCACGAGCACCGTCGCGGTGCTCGTGCCGATTCACCTCGCCCTCTGGCTCGTGCTCGCGCCGACCCGCGGGGCCGCGTGCACGGGGATCGTCGCGCTCGGCGCAGCGGCGCTCCTCTACGAGTGGATCCACTTTCTCACCCACTCGGCCTACCGCCCCACGACGGCGTGGTTCGCGGAGGTGAAGCGCCGCCACATGCTCCACCACCACAAATCGCCCGATCGGTTCTTCGCGTTCGTCGTGCCCTCGGTCGACGATTGGATGGGCACGGGCAAGTAG